One stretch of Corynebacterium auriscanis DNA includes these proteins:
- a CDS encoding DUF3054 domain-containing protein has protein sequence MDNANSVPDPSTTTAGNSAAAAGHAGTSSNASTTADRAATPHNRARVERGAHPRTSPAPALLMDILGVALFALFARVAHQSEDMPLSVAGWLQTLWPFLIGTALGWLLLAITGKTARATSMGSGVIVWLCTVVAGLAIWGLRHGGVPHWSFMLVASIMGALLLLGWRVITGMRARRAALGVDK, from the coding sequence ATGGACAACGCCAATTCTGTTCCTGACCCTTCAACCACCACTGCGGGCAACTCCGCAGCTGCTGCCGGACACGCTGGAACTTCTAGCAACGCGTCCACCACTGCCGACCGCGCCGCCACACCACACAACCGCGCCCGCGTGGAGCGCGGGGCACACCCCCGGACCTCGCCTGCGCCTGCTCTACTGATGGACATTCTGGGCGTGGCGCTGTTCGCCCTGTTCGCACGGGTGGCCCACCAATCGGAGGACATGCCACTCAGCGTTGCAGGGTGGCTGCAAACCCTATGGCCCTTCCTCATCGGCACCGCTTTGGGCTGGCTGTTGCTGGCCATTACGGGGAAGACCGCGCGCGCAACATCCATGGGCAGCGGCGTAATTGTGTGGCTGTGCACCGTCGTCGCGGGCCTAGCGATCTGGGGTCTGCGTCACGGGGGCGTACCTCACTGGTCATTCATGCTCGTCGCCAGCATTATGGGCGCACTTTTATTGTTGGGGTGGCGCGTTATCACCGGCATGCGCGCTCGTCGCGCGGCGCTGGGCGTCGATAAATAA
- a CDS encoding lysylphosphatidylglycerol synthase transmembrane domain-containing protein, translating to MSQSKGKAILAFLRRPWVRAVLSLLLLVAILVAARDQLHFIGDGWREMIRADDRWLWEAAAMMGLAMLAQAEVMVVLMRSAGVKVSRLRVNALGLAANSVSSTFPGGPAISAAMIFREQMKWGATAVISSWYLVLSGVLAGGGMALLAIGAVFFIGRKFDLSTALFSLAALVILALATNWVASHPHEMERWLRARLRAYNRWRHKPVDRFEEKLVGLAEQLSTVQLPLPRLAISITASMAKWVFEILCLLGCIYAVGAEPPIAGVVLSFLAAKLVGQAQVTPGGLGPVDVALTTSLVGVASMTSVQAFASVICFRMISFVGLTIVGWIVFFTAQFSKVAKDGMTGESAAPMQGTTDADAGTTARAASVSDTSAGGTDAIATASAETSAADSTTKTNGAIPTVDGTIRDGR from the coding sequence TTGAGCCAGAGTAAGGGCAAAGCGATTCTCGCCTTCCTCCGCCGGCCATGGGTGCGGGCGGTGCTTTCTTTACTGCTGTTGGTAGCGATCTTGGTGGCGGCCCGCGACCAGCTGCACTTCATCGGCGATGGTTGGCGCGAGATGATTCGCGCGGACGATCGCTGGCTGTGGGAAGCAGCAGCCATGATGGGGCTGGCCATGCTGGCTCAGGCCGAGGTGATGGTGGTGTTGATGCGCTCGGCCGGGGTAAAAGTAAGCCGGTTGCGCGTGAACGCACTGGGGTTGGCAGCGAACTCGGTTTCCTCCACTTTCCCCGGTGGTCCCGCAATCTCTGCGGCGATGATCTTCCGCGAGCAGATGAAATGGGGCGCAACGGCCGTCATCTCCAGCTGGTACCTAGTGCTGTCTGGGGTTTTGGCTGGTGGCGGTATGGCGCTGTTAGCGATTGGTGCTGTTTTCTTTATCGGGAGGAAATTTGATCTCAGCACAGCCCTATTCAGCCTGGCGGCGTTAGTGATATTGGCATTGGCAACCAACTGGGTCGCATCTCATCCACATGAGATGGAACGGTGGTTACGTGCACGTCTGCGCGCCTACAACCGGTGGCGCCACAAGCCTGTAGATCGCTTCGAAGAAAAATTAGTTGGCCTGGCAGAGCAGCTTTCCACAGTGCAATTGCCCCTCCCCAGGCTGGCGATCAGCATCACTGCTTCTATGGCCAAGTGGGTTTTCGAGATTCTGTGTCTGCTGGGGTGCATCTATGCCGTGGGGGCGGAACCACCGATCGCAGGTGTGGTGTTGAGTTTCCTCGCGGCGAAACTGGTGGGTCAAGCCCAAGTCACCCCTGGTGGTTTAGGACCAGTCGATGTGGCGTTGACAACAAGCCTCGTAGGTGTGGCTTCCATGACCTCCGTGCAGGCTTTCGCCAGCGTGATCTGCTTCCGCATGATCAGTTTTGTGGGACTGACCATCGTGGGCTGGATCGTCTTTTTCACCGCTCAGTTTTCCAAGGTCGCCAAAGACGGGATGACGGGCGAATCAGCTGCGCCCATGCAAGGCACCACTGATGCGGACGCGGGCACTACGGCACGTGCAGCGTCGGTAAGCGATACCAGCGCAGGCGGCACTGATGCGATTGCAACCGCAAGTGCGGAGACAAGCGCAGCCGATTCCACCACGAAGACCAACGGGGCCATCCCGACGGTGGATGGCACTATCCGCGACGGTCGGTAA
- a CDS encoding PhoX family protein → MGLKGLNLLKNMDFTSGRSHRTCVYKCGDACSKPVPNESDNTYFGDIVKATFSRRSALRAGGAAMVTVGGASFLAACSDDKGSSAGSSSSTASASESAKDVATPQGLNFDMVEPNTKDEVVVPKGYSSDIVLRWGDPVVEGAPKFDIDNQTAEAAEKQYGFNNDFAALLPIEGEKNRFLLVCNHEYTTPQQMFREYDAKKPTKEQVAIELANHGMSVVEVEGNDKDGRLKPVMGKYNRRIHGNTEFELRGPVAGHELVKTEKDPSGKTVLGTFNNCSGGVTPWGTVLSGEENIDQYFAGGEEVKDEKVRKHLKRYGIEDKETARKWERFDDRFDVRKEPNEPNRFNWVVEINPWDPTSTPVKHTALGRFKHEGANIHVTNDGTVVAYSGDDSRFEYIYKFVSSRKVRSGKTDADRAENMKILDEGTLYVGTFEGNSKDFKESGKLPEDGKYDGTGKWIKLATAKADGSVESHVNGMTGEEVLVYTREAGDKVGATKMDRPEDIEPHPTTGKVYCALTNNKYRGADRPDKDDAPIAEVAPIKENKNGLVLEIEDNHTGEDMKWNLLLVCGDPSEAETYFGGFDKSKVSPISCPDNVTFDSFGNLWISTDGNALKSNDGLFAVALEGDARGLTKQFLTVPVGAETCGPLVFEKRALVNVQHPGEDDDENAKLEDAKSHWPDGGKNAPRPSTVVVWKDDFGTIGA, encoded by the coding sequence ATGGGCCTGAAGGGGCTTAACCTACTGAAGAACATGGACTTTACGTCCGGCCGTTCCCACCGCACCTGTGTGTACAAGTGTGGAGATGCCTGCTCTAAGCCAGTTCCGAACGAATCCGACAACACTTACTTCGGTGACATTGTCAAGGCCACCTTCAGTCGCCGCTCTGCGCTGCGCGCTGGTGGCGCTGCAATGGTGACCGTCGGTGGCGCGTCCTTCTTGGCCGCGTGCTCGGACGACAAGGGCTCTTCCGCTGGCTCCAGCAGCTCCACAGCCAGCGCCTCCGAATCCGCGAAGGACGTGGCAACTCCGCAGGGCCTGAACTTCGACATGGTGGAACCAAACACCAAGGACGAAGTTGTCGTACCCAAGGGCTACTCCAGCGATATTGTGCTGCGCTGGGGCGACCCTGTCGTAGAGGGCGCACCGAAGTTCGACATCGACAACCAGACCGCAGAAGCTGCCGAGAAGCAGTACGGCTTCAACAACGATTTCGCCGCGCTGCTGCCCATTGAGGGCGAAAAGAACCGCTTCCTGCTGGTGTGCAACCACGAGTACACCACCCCGCAGCAGATGTTCCGGGAGTACGACGCAAAGAAGCCAACCAAAGAACAAGTCGCGATCGAGCTGGCCAACCACGGCATGAGCGTTGTCGAAGTCGAAGGCAACGACAAGGACGGTCGCCTGAAGCCCGTCATGGGCAAGTACAATCGTCGTATTCACGGCAACACCGAGTTCGAACTACGCGGCCCAGTGGCTGGCCACGAGCTGGTGAAAACCGAGAAAGACCCCTCTGGCAAGACCGTTTTGGGCACCTTCAACAACTGCTCCGGTGGCGTCACCCCATGGGGCACTGTGCTCTCCGGTGAGGAGAACATCGACCAGTACTTCGCCGGTGGCGAAGAAGTCAAGGACGAGAAGGTCCGCAAGCATCTCAAGCGCTACGGCATCGAAGACAAGGAAACCGCGCGGAAGTGGGAGCGCTTCGATGACCGCTTCGACGTGCGCAAAGAGCCAAACGAGCCAAACCGATTCAACTGGGTAGTGGAAATCAACCCTTGGGATCCCACATCCACCCCTGTCAAGCACACCGCTTTGGGCCGTTTCAAGCACGAGGGTGCGAACATTCACGTCACCAACGACGGCACAGTAGTGGCTTACTCCGGCGACGACTCCCGCTTCGAATACATCTACAAGTTCGTTTCTTCACGCAAGGTTCGCAGTGGCAAGACCGATGCAGACCGCGCCGAGAACATGAAGATCCTCGACGAAGGCACCTTGTACGTTGGCACTTTCGAGGGCAACTCCAAGGACTTCAAGGAATCCGGCAAGTTGCCAGAGGACGGCAAGTACGACGGCACCGGTAAGTGGATCAAACTGGCCACCGCCAAGGCCGACGGTAGCGTGGAAAGCCACGTTAATGGCATGACCGGCGAAGAGGTTCTGGTCTACACCCGAGAAGCCGGCGATAAGGTTGGTGCCACCAAGATGGACCGTCCAGAGGACATCGAGCCACACCCAACTACCGGTAAGGTCTACTGTGCCCTGACCAACAACAAGTACCGTGGCGCCGATCGCCCAGACAAGGACGACGCTCCCATCGCCGAGGTCGCTCCCATCAAGGAAAACAAGAACGGCCTGGTCCTGGAGATCGAGGACAACCACACTGGCGAAGACATGAAGTGGAACCTGCTGCTGGTGTGTGGTGATCCATCCGAGGCAGAAACCTACTTCGGTGGTTTCGATAAGTCCAAGGTTTCCCCAATCTCCTGCCCAGACAACGTCACCTTCGATTCCTTCGGCAACCTGTGGATCTCCACCGATGGTAATGCGCTGAAGTCCAACGATGGCCTGTTCGCAGTGGCGCTGGAAGGCGATGCTCGTGGCTTGACCAAGCAGTTCCTCACCGTGCCCGTCGGCGCGGAAACCTGCGGACCGCTGGTCTTCGAAAAGCGCGCTTTAGTCAACGTCCAACACCCTGGTGAGGACGATGATGAGAATGCCAAGCTGGAAGATGCCAAGTCCCACTGGCCAGATGGAGGCAAGAACGCTCCTCGGCCCTCCACCGTTGTGGTCTGGAAGGACGACTTCGGCACCATCGGTGCTTAG
- a CDS encoding DUF6114 domain-containing protein: MTQPAKTDLEKTTNRFTRWRKARPFAAGLFMILSGIIMITPAYLSFEVSNIVIQVATISGVSTLLIGALLITCGLMCWFKAETRLLAGVAAMILGIVALPLSNIGGFVIGTLCALIGGALALSWAPGQRDRGGVDKESTEKAADQEETAEQAADAPVTKNTATEEFEAHNG; the protein is encoded by the coding sequence ATGACGCAGCCTGCTAAAACTGACCTAGAGAAAACCACCAACCGCTTCACCCGTTGGCGCAAAGCCCGCCCTTTTGCCGCTGGCCTATTCATGATTCTTTCCGGAATCATCATGATCACCCCGGCGTACCTCAGTTTTGAGGTATCCAATATCGTGATCCAGGTCGCCACAATCTCGGGCGTGTCCACGCTACTGATCGGCGCGTTGTTAATCACCTGTGGCCTAATGTGCTGGTTCAAGGCCGAAACACGGCTCCTCGCAGGTGTGGCCGCCATGATTTTGGGCATTGTCGCGCTACCACTATCCAACATTGGTGGCTTTGTGATCGGCACACTGTGTGCCCTGATTGGTGGCGCCCTGGCCCTATCATGGGCCCCGGGCCAGAGGGACCGTGGCGGCGTCGATAAAGAATCCACAGAAAAAGCAGCGGATCAGGAGGAAACGGCAGAGCAAGCAGCCGATGCCCCCGTGACGAAGAACACCGCGACAGAGGAATTCGAGGCTCACAATGGCTAA
- a CDS encoding MFS transporter, which yields MHSDRVTPADPRYRRALIAALCAGLASFNALYATQAILPALSDSFQVSPTITALTVSATTGALALTVLPAGVVSERFGRRRVIQVSALAATALSLLLCCMPSIQAIIGLRFLQGIAVAGVPAVVMTYLAEEIDGRYLPRVMGFYISGTTLGGLLGRLIPGIALDFMGWRQAVLLSAVFAVAMAIITATVIPPQRTFQPKAITWRHELSAISGHLHNPVLLRLFALPFLLMGVFVSLYNYLSFRLIESFGLPASLAALTFVMYLSGTWSSARAGALVSKWGRARVVASSSLLAAVGLAVLFIPTLPSTLLGSLLFTAAFFAAHSAASAWVGEIATHDRAEASSLYVFSYYLGSSLMGWFSGYFFHAGWAVFVTWIVVVVSVSFLIALSLSKQGNTRKSGS from the coding sequence ATGCATTCCGACAGAGTTACCCCGGCCGACCCCCGATACCGTCGCGCCCTCATCGCAGCACTGTGCGCGGGTTTGGCTTCCTTCAACGCTCTGTATGCCACCCAAGCTATTCTGCCCGCACTATCCGACTCGTTCCAGGTCTCCCCCACAATCACCGCGCTGACGGTCTCAGCAACCACGGGCGCGTTGGCCTTGACGGTGTTGCCGGCGGGTGTGGTGAGCGAAAGGTTTGGTCGCCGCCGAGTGATTCAGGTATCCGCGTTGGCAGCGACCGCTTTATCCCTCCTGTTGTGTTGCATGCCCAGCATTCAGGCGATTATCGGGCTGCGCTTTTTGCAAGGTATCGCCGTCGCGGGCGTGCCTGCGGTGGTCATGACCTACCTGGCCGAGGAAATCGATGGGCGTTATCTACCGCGCGTGATGGGTTTCTACATCTCCGGCACGACCTTGGGTGGGCTGTTGGGTCGCCTCATACCGGGCATCGCGCTGGACTTCATGGGCTGGCGGCAGGCGGTGCTGCTCAGCGCCGTTTTTGCCGTCGCTATGGCAATAATCACCGCGACCGTCATCCCGCCCCAACGGACGTTTCAACCGAAGGCCATCACGTGGCGTCACGAGCTCTCAGCGATCAGCGGCCATCTGCATAACCCCGTACTTTTACGTCTTTTCGCATTGCCGTTCTTGCTGATGGGCGTGTTCGTCAGTCTGTACAACTACCTGAGTTTCCGCCTTATCGAAAGTTTCGGCCTGCCCGCTTCTTTAGCAGCCCTCACCTTCGTGATGTACCTATCGGGTACCTGGTCTTCGGCCCGCGCGGGTGCGTTGGTCTCCAAGTGGGGCAGGGCGCGGGTGGTCGCCAGCTCGTCTCTTCTGGCTGCGGTGGGGCTCGCGGTGCTTTTTATTCCGACGCTACCTTCCACGCTCCTAGGTTCCCTGTTATTTACGGCAGCATTCTTTGCTGCGCACTCCGCAGCCTCCGCATGGGTAGGTGAAATCGCCACTCACGATCGGGCGGAAGCTTCCAGCCTGTATGTGTTCAGCTACTACTTGGGTTCGTCGCTGATGGGATGGTTCTCCGGATACTTCTTCCACGCTGGATGGGCGGTTTTCGTGACCTGGATTGTGGTGGTCGTCAGCGTGTCGTTCCTCATTGCGTTGTCGCTGTCCAAGCAGGGCAATACTAGGAAATCTGGAAGCTAA
- a CDS encoding MMPL family transporter, which yields MFSTWGDVAYRFRRIIPFVIILAIVALYAVFGLKLGERMSQEGWDDPHSQSTRAAQIEQDVFGRDARSDVIILVTGDKPGAAVDEGVKKEMAAQLKKLKDDHPDQVAAVSSVYTGGPRALAKEDGSATFTSVSLQGVAEDVLKNYRVIEDELHHIQAPGVQVEIAGATAVSGALDKGMAEDISRAELYALPAVGVLLLLVFGGVIAAFMPLLVGVLSILGSMGVLAILADATQINVFAQSVVTLLGLGLAIDYGLFMVSRFREELAEGNDVPTAVRNTTATAGKTVVFSAAMVAVALSGLLIFPQAFLKSVAFGAMSAVGLAALLSVAVLPSIFALLGKNIDKWSIRRKTQSRHEVVDGFWGKVPAFAMRHSKKVTFLVVVALLALTVPIAGIKLGGINETYLPPDNETRVAQSHFDQEFPQFRTDPIKLVIKGDGAAVGQVFQEANQLQGLTAPFQVTQPTKDGVTVLGTGIKDRDDYSDIVHQLEDLKVDGAEVYVAGTPALEVESISALFEKLPWMLLYIVVVSFVLMALIFGSLIIPAKAVIMNILGTGATLGVLTLLFVDGVGADLFNYTAGPLMSPILVLIVAIIFGLSTDYEVFLVSRMVEARARGASTNEAIRFGTATTGAIITAAALIMIVVCGAFGFSSIVMMKYIAFGMVIALILDATVIRMLLVPAVMHLLREDSWWAPAWVKKLSEKVGHNEQLSGTSGTHPLQPEPAGAGVEEARGGVEPKKATQQYVTAGTVNAHSGAGSTEGAQQHVTADADQPRESAGTTEEAQQHVTADADQPRESAGTTEGARRAARSTAPARIPERPVQRHERTLPFHELMERMQRQQAERKAAQEAAGDTTQDDAGQETPLNGAGRENAQHPKLERRPLPQPDNQQDQRPAPKDKR from the coding sequence GTGTTTAGCACTTGGGGCGATGTTGCCTACCGCTTCCGCCGAATTATCCCCTTTGTGATCATTTTGGCGATTGTTGCGCTCTACGCCGTCTTCGGGTTGAAACTCGGCGAGAGAATGAGCCAAGAGGGCTGGGATGACCCGCACTCCCAATCCACGCGTGCCGCACAGATCGAGCAAGACGTGTTCGGTCGCGACGCGCGCAGCGACGTCATCATTTTGGTCACCGGTGACAAGCCGGGGGCTGCGGTGGATGAAGGCGTCAAAAAAGAAATGGCAGCCCAGCTGAAAAAGCTGAAGGACGACCACCCAGACCAAGTGGCAGCCGTCAGTTCCGTGTACACCGGCGGCCCGCGCGCATTGGCCAAGGAAGATGGGTCAGCCACGTTTACTTCGGTGAGTTTGCAGGGAGTGGCCGAGGATGTGCTGAAGAACTACCGCGTTATTGAGGACGAGCTACACCACATTCAAGCACCGGGTGTGCAGGTAGAAATCGCTGGTGCCACCGCGGTTTCCGGGGCGCTGGATAAAGGGATGGCCGAGGATATCTCCCGCGCCGAGCTGTACGCGCTCCCGGCCGTGGGTGTGCTGTTGCTGCTGGTTTTCGGGGGTGTGATTGCGGCCTTCATGCCGTTGCTGGTGGGCGTTCTTTCCATTTTGGGTTCCATGGGCGTGCTCGCTATTTTGGCCGACGCCACGCAGATCAACGTCTTCGCTCAGTCCGTAGTGACCTTGCTGGGCCTGGGTCTAGCTATTGATTACGGCTTGTTCATGGTGTCGCGTTTCCGCGAGGAGCTGGCGGAAGGCAACGACGTTCCCACAGCCGTGCGCAACACCACGGCAACCGCGGGTAAAACCGTAGTGTTTTCCGCGGCGATGGTAGCCGTAGCGTTATCCGGGTTGTTGATCTTCCCGCAGGCATTTCTTAAGTCCGTAGCCTTTGGTGCCATGAGCGCGGTGGGATTGGCCGCGCTGCTGAGTGTGGCTGTGTTGCCCAGCATCTTCGCGCTGCTGGGGAAGAACATCGACAAGTGGTCGATCCGACGAAAGACCCAAAGCCGCCATGAGGTTGTCGATGGATTCTGGGGTAAGGTGCCCGCGTTTGCGATGCGCCACTCCAAGAAGGTGACGTTCCTGGTAGTCGTGGCTCTGTTGGCGCTGACTGTGCCGATCGCGGGGATCAAGCTGGGCGGAATCAATGAGACATACCTACCGCCGGATAATGAAACGCGTGTAGCGCAATCACACTTCGACCAGGAATTCCCGCAGTTCCGTACCGACCCTATCAAGCTAGTCATCAAGGGCGACGGTGCCGCAGTGGGCCAGGTGTTCCAAGAAGCCAACCAGCTGCAGGGCCTGACTGCGCCATTCCAAGTCACCCAACCCACCAAAGACGGGGTGACGGTGCTGGGCACGGGCATTAAAGACCGTGACGATTACAGCGATATCGTTCACCAGCTAGAGGACCTCAAGGTCGATGGCGCCGAGGTGTACGTGGCGGGCACGCCAGCACTGGAGGTCGAATCGATTTCCGCGTTGTTCGAGAAGCTGCCGTGGATGCTGTTGTACATCGTGGTTGTCAGCTTTGTCCTTATGGCGCTGATCTTTGGTTCGCTGATCATCCCCGCCAAGGCCGTGATCATGAACATCCTGGGTACCGGCGCCACCTTGGGTGTGCTGACCTTGCTATTCGTGGACGGAGTGGGTGCGGACCTGTTTAACTACACAGCCGGGCCATTGATGTCCCCGATCTTGGTGCTGATCGTAGCGATCATCTTCGGCCTGTCAACGGACTACGAGGTGTTCCTGGTTTCCCGCATGGTGGAAGCCCGCGCACGCGGTGCCTCTACCAACGAGGCCATCCGGTTCGGTACGGCCACCACGGGTGCCATCATTACCGCGGCCGCACTGATCATGATTGTGGTGTGTGGGGCCTTCGGGTTCTCCTCCATCGTCATGATGAAGTACATCGCCTTCGGCATGGTCATCGCCCTTATTTTGGACGCCACGGTGATCCGCATGCTGCTGGTGCCCGCTGTGATGCACCTCTTGCGCGAGGACAGCTGGTGGGCACCGGCCTGGGTCAAGAAGCTCTCCGAAAAGGTCGGGCATAACGAGCAACTATCCGGTACATCCGGCACGCACCCGCTGCAACCGGAGCCTGCGGGTGCTGGGGTTGAGGAGGCGCGTGGGGGCGTCGAACCAAAGAAGGCAACACAGCAATACGTGACTGCAGGAACCGTCAACGCACATAGTGGCGCTGGGTCGACCGAGGGGGCACAGCAACACGTAACGGCAGATGCTGACCAGCCACGCGAGAGCGCTGGGACGACCGAGGAGGCACAGCAACACGTAACGGCAGATGCTGACCAGCCACGCGAGAGCGCTGGAACGACCGAGGGGGCACGGCGCGCGGCGCGTTCCACCGCCCCGGCGCGTATCCCTGAGCGGCCTGTGCAGCGACATGAGCGTACGTTGCCGTTCCACGAGCTGATGGAGCGTATGCAGCGGCAACAGGCAGAGCGTAAGGCTGCGCAGGAGGCAGCGGGGGACACGACTCAGGACGATGCTGGGCAGGAAACACCGTTGAACGGTGCTGGGCGGGAAAATGCGCAGCACCCGAAGCTGGAGCGCCGGCCCCTCCCCCAACCTGATAACCAACAGGATCAACGCCCCGCGCCCAAAGACAAGCGGTAG
- a CDS encoding DUF6230 family protein: MGYTRKLRFAGVLGAGLLATAGMGVAVAQGGVSANLALSNTIFNMKVGTLDGEGFNLFTDSDKLHTGQEAVSRLKIKNARVSDVCMTAPVKIPGMGDKRFQMLVPGDNFTAKNMVIAATDIGGALTLEKPQIGVDASQLDDKAEPGSWGLTAQRIIAKGQTISTSSLSADQLTAGGSKISLVNPDDAAC; the protein is encoded by the coding sequence ATGGGATACACACGTAAACTTCGTTTCGCCGGCGTCTTGGGCGCTGGGCTCCTCGCCACTGCCGGCATGGGAGTCGCTGTTGCGCAAGGCGGCGTTTCAGCCAACTTGGCCTTGTCCAACACGATTTTTAACATGAAAGTCGGCACCCTCGATGGTGAAGGGTTCAACCTATTCACGGATTCCGACAAGCTTCATACTGGCCAAGAGGCAGTTTCGCGCCTGAAAATCAAGAACGCGCGGGTGTCCGATGTCTGTATGACTGCCCCAGTCAAAATCCCAGGCATGGGTGATAAGCGCTTCCAGATGCTGGTTCCCGGTGATAACTTCACCGCAAAAAACATGGTCATCGCCGCCACGGACATTGGCGGCGCCTTGACGTTGGAGAAACCACAGATTGGTGTGGATGCCAGCCAGCTGGATGACAAGGCGGAGCCCGGTTCATGGGGCCTAACTGCCCAGCGCATTATCGCCAAAGGCCAGACCATTTCCACCTCGTCCCTTTCTGCTGACCAGCTGACTGCTGGTGGCAGCAAAATCTCCCTAGTCAATCCAGATGACGCAGCCTGCTAA
- a CDS encoding SGNH/GDSL hydrolase family protein, which yields MKKFARILTASVAAAGAVMGVAPAAQAAPGNTVLLGDSYFANTSFQQLFEARTKGGPKCIQGSFRVATELSRLTGARVDDYSCNGKELYLGREPLEARLDQAIRDGKLNRNTRNVPIMVGANDTYRTTAPIDNRAAARSYDRIAAKIKRVAPGARIQFVSYPHLTNERAGLCLIRPNGLPPIEAPFPIVKEAERQLWRQSHDAAQRNGGVFVDLHRTTRGHDTCQPGGKAWVAGVLDNQTPRYNLTMHMSHTGVTNAAKQIGAALQ from the coding sequence ATGAAAAAATTTGCTCGTATTCTTACTGCTTCGGTGGCTGCAGCCGGTGCCGTCATGGGTGTAGCTCCTGCCGCTCAAGCAGCTCCTGGAAACACCGTGTTGCTTGGTGATTCCTACTTTGCAAACACTTCTTTCCAGCAGCTTTTCGAAGCGCGAACCAAGGGCGGCCCAAAGTGTATTCAGGGCTCCTTCCGTGTTGCTACGGAGCTGTCCCGCCTGACTGGTGCGCGCGTTGATGACTACTCGTGCAACGGCAAGGAACTGTACCTGGGGCGCGAGCCACTGGAGGCTCGCTTGGATCAGGCTATCCGCGACGGCAAGCTCAACCGCAACACCCGCAATGTGCCCATCATGGTTGGTGCTAACGACACGTACCGCACTACCGCTCCGATCGACAACCGTGCGGCTGCGCGTTCTTACGACCGCATCGCTGCGAAGATCAAGCGCGTAGCTCCAGGCGCCCGCATTCAGTTCGTCAGCTACCCGCACCTGACTAACGAGCGCGCTGGCCTGTGCCTGATTCGCCCTAACGGTTTGCCACCTATTGAGGCTCCATTCCCCATCGTGAAGGAAGCCGAGCGCCAGCTGTGGCGCCAGTCCCACGATGCTGCTCAGCGCAACGGTGGCGTGTTCGTGGACCTGCACCGCACCACCCGTGGGCACGATACCTGCCAGCCAGGTGGCAAGGCATGGGTTGCCGGTGTTCTAGATAACCAAACCCCGCGCTACAACCTGACCATGCACATGTCCCACACCGGTGTGACCAACGCAGCGAAGCAGATTGGTGCTGCGCTGCAGTAG
- a CDS encoding LysR family transcriptional regulator, which translates to MKHLEWFLDLAVSQNMVDSALSLGVSQSALSRRLSALEEEVNAELFDRRGRHLILNECGRALAAHTRDALESWERGVAEVHRLMDPEKGTVRLDFMHSLGTWMVPDLLRSYRELHPQVEFKLVQGAAQTLIDHVLDRSADLALVGPKPAGFVDAGELNWVQLTTQRLALAVPDNHRWAGRKSISIAEAEAEPFIAMLEGYGTRMLLDDLTAAAGFRPRLVFESMELTTLAGLVSAGLGVAILPLGDPNLVISGITMLPLTETRERELGIVWLPGTSPAPAADAFRNFVTDRLAGGASASS; encoded by the coding sequence ATGAAGCACTTGGAATGGTTCCTTGACCTCGCGGTAAGCCAGAACATGGTGGACTCGGCGCTCAGCCTGGGAGTGAGTCAATCCGCTTTGTCCCGAAGGTTGTCCGCGCTGGAGGAGGAAGTGAACGCGGAGCTGTTTGACCGCAGGGGACGGCACCTCATCCTCAACGAATGTGGGCGGGCATTGGCCGCACATACCCGTGACGCACTCGAGAGCTGGGAGCGCGGTGTAGCCGAGGTACACCGGCTGATGGACCCCGAAAAAGGCACAGTGCGTTTGGACTTCATGCATTCGCTGGGCACGTGGATGGTGCCGGATCTGTTGCGCTCCTACCGCGAATTGCATCCGCAGGTGGAATTCAAATTGGTGCAAGGCGCGGCGCAGACGTTGATTGATCACGTCTTGGATCGTTCCGCCGATTTAGCATTGGTCGGGCCGAAACCCGCAGGGTTCGTGGACGCGGGAGAGCTCAACTGGGTGCAGCTGACTACACAGCGTTTGGCTTTGGCCGTTCCCGATAACCACCGGTGGGCGGGGCGGAAATCCATCAGCATCGCAGAAGCGGAGGCGGAACCGTTCATTGCCATGCTGGAAGGCTATGGCACGCGGATGTTGCTCGATGATCTCACAGCCGCGGCGGGATTCCGGCCACGGTTGGTGTTCGAGTCGATGGAGTTGACCACACTCGCGGGACTGGTTTCCGCTGGCTTGGGGGTGGCAATTCTGCCCCTTGGAGATCCGAACTTGGTGATTTCGGGCATAACAATGCTCCCTCTCACGGAGACCCGTGAGAGGGAGTTGGGCATCGTATGGTTGCCGGGCACCTCACCGGCCCCCGCAGCCGATGCATTCCGAAACTTTGTGACGGATCGGCTGGCGGGTGGCGCGTCGGCGTCGAGTTAA